A segment of the Sphingobacterium oryzagri genome:
GTTGGGCAAACACCAGCACGAAAATTACAGTAGCCTAAAGGCTCGGTCGCAGCAAAATTGGGAAGAAAAGTTATCACATATCCAAGTCAAGGGTGATGCCGAGCGTCAAAAATTGTTTTACAGTTTGTTTTACCGCACGCTTCAATCGCCTTACCAAACATCCGAATCCGATGGCTCCTTTCGCGGCACCGATGGCCAGATTCACCAGGCTAACGGGAAGCGTTACCATGGCTGGGCAATATGGGATAACTACAAAACGCAACTGCCTTTGCTGGCGCTAGCATTTCCCGCGCAATATCAAGATATCGTAAGTTCCATAGCCGATTTATACAGGTATGGCAAATACGATTTTGCTGGGCCGTATGAACCGGCTAATTCTGTACGGACAGAACATGCGGCGGTAGTTTTGCTGGATGCCAAAAACAAGGGTTTCAACGTCGATATCAAAGCTATTCGCGACTCCTTAATCCGCGATACTGCACGGTTCGATTTTAGCAAGCCAGACAAATACTTGGAAGCAGCCTACGATATGTGGGCGATGGGTGGATTGTTGCCGAAAGAGAAAGGGCTTTACAACCAACGCGCGCAGACCTATAAAAAGGTTTGGGAAAAGGAATTTAAAGACCTGTCAAAACGAGATGTAGACCGTATGTCGGCGCGCAACATGTACCAGGGAACGATTCGCCAGTACCGTTGGAATGTTCCGTATGATATGGTGGGACTTACCCGCTTGATTGGCGGAAAAGCGGAATTATCGAAGCAATTGGATGATTTTTTTGATAATTATTATTTCAATCGTGCTAACGAGCCCGATATCCAATCGCCCACGCTCTACTACGCTAGCGACAAGCCTTGGCGCTACCAATCGCTGGTGCAAGAATTGGCGCTCGACACCGTTGTGCAATACTATTTCAATGATAATAGCCGCGGGATTGATCCGTTTATTGATCGCATCTATAAAAATGAGCCGAAGGCTTTCGTACGTACGATGGATGATGATGCCGGCGCTATGTCTGGGTGGTTTGTTATGACGGCTTTGGGCTTGCAGCAGCCGCTGGTTGGCGCGCCTGTTTATTACTTGAATGTGCCATTATTTCCGTCGATTACTTTGGGTAAAGGCGGTTCTGCTTTCCAAATTACGGTCAACAACTTTAGTCCAGAAAATCGCTACATCCAGTGCATTCGCTTAAACGGTAAAGATATCCGTCGCATTTGGCTAAGCCATGAGGAAATTGCCAAAGGGGGCGATTTAGAAATCGATGCGACCGACCAGCCAAGCAGCTATGGACAAGATACTATGTGGATTGCCGATTTCGAAAAAGGCAATTAACTTTTGCTTAGCAATGTGAGAGAGGTTCGTGTTTAACAACTATAATACAGATGAATGTTAAATTAAGATGATCTTAAACGAAAAATTTAAGATCATTTTTAGTGTATGTTGCTGCAACTGGCGTAGATAAAGCTTGTGTACGAAAAAGGAAAGCACCTGGCTTACTAACTGAGCCGTGAAACGAATAAATAACACGAAAACCGGCTATTTGGCGATTAAAACGGTTTCCAGTTTCCGAGAACAGCCGATAGACTGTGTTTGCGTAATGCCTTCTTCCGCAGTTGCCGGGACCAAGATACGCGCTTGGATAAGTCGGTGCCTCCGGCGCCTTTGCTGCCATGTTCTGCATAAAAGACTGTTTGCTCTTTGTTAGGAAAATTTTTGTCTCCCGGCCAGGCATGCCAGCCTTCGGGAAGGATGTGTGAACCCATATCACAGTTTAAAAAAACAGTTTTTGCAAAAGGTCGCCACGGTCTTCCCAGATATACCTTCGTTACCGTGTTCTCTTTTGCGCGCAAGGAGCACGATTCAAACACGAAACCATAAGCGTCCGCCGCCGTCGTTGACGCGGCTGTGATGTAAGAATTGCTTAGGCTTTCTATATCGCAGTGCAAAAAATAAGCGGTCGCCGCGCCAAAAATAAAATCTGTGGTGCCCGTGATTAAACAATTCTCGAAAAAACTACGCGTACCGCCGCGCGCAAGATAAAGCGTGTCTTGGTAGCCTAGAATAGTGCAGTTGCGGATGCTGATGCGATCGCCATCAATATGCAGCGCCACCGCTTGTCCGACGCTACCGGCTGTGTTGACGATAGTGAGATTTTCCAGGCTGCAATCATTGGCCGATAGGAGTAATACATAAGTGGTGTACGTGTTATGTTTTTGATTTCCGGACGCATCGATACCTCGAAATGGTTTTCCCGAATAGTCATCAAAGCTGATGATGGTATTTTCCCGATCTTCTCCTTTCAAGCTGATGTTTCTTTTGTATGCCGGGATAACTAATTTTTCTTTATAAGTGCCCGCTTTTATATGTATGGTAACGCGCTTCTCGGCATGATCTCTCACTTGGTTGATAGCCTCCTGGATACTCGTAAAATCGGCGTCGCCGGCTTGCGAAACGACCAATTCCAATCGGTTATCTATCGTTTGTGCTTTCGAATGCCCTGCGCAAAGGCAAAGCAGCGCAAAAAAGACGATCTTGCTCAAATATAGGCTCATTTATTTTGTTTTAGCGCGTAACTATTTGATGTAACTTCGACACATGTGCCAGCAATTAAAAATTCCGCTTGACACCTTTCGATCGTAGGAGCAAACATACGGTGATTCATCTTAAATGATGAAAATTATGATGACCCTCATGCAAGAATAGGAAATTTTAGTTGCTAAAGGAGCTGTGAGTTATGCAATCGTTCCCGGCAACGATTGCATTTAATTTTATGAATTAGTCCAAAAAAATGTAGAAATTGAGCACAGCAAAAATTATAAAGCAAACTTATAAACCGAAATCAAGCAAGTATATCGATACGTTTTTAATTTGGCTAGTCTGTTCACACGACTAATTTTTGCTGCTTTAGCGAAAAAGTAACGCGACGTATGGATGTTGGTTAAAACAATGAAAGATACAGGCATTATTGCTTTGCTTCAGACGGAACAAATCTGCTAAAAGGAACGATTGCTGACAAAAGAATAGAAACAGTAAATACATAACAGATAGATGAAAAAATTGATTTGTGCCGAGCCAGGTACTTTTGTTTATGCCGATGATGATATGCCCAAAGCTGGTGCCGGGCAATCGTTGTTGCGTATTCGTAAGATCGGAATTTGTGGAACAGATATCCATGCATTCGCCGGCAGGCAACCTTTTTTTAATTACCCGCGCGTATTGGGTCATGAGGTTGCCGCAGACTATGTCGCTGGTGATGCCGAAGGCTTTTCTCCAGGAGACAAAGTAACCGTCGTGCCCTATTTTACCGAAGGAAAAGATATCGCCTCACGCATGGGAAAACCGAATTGTACCGCAGATATGCGCGTGCTTGGTGTGCATATCGATGGCGCGATGGCGGAATATATCGTCGTGCCTTCCGCTTCGTTGCGCAAAGAAGAAGGATTGGGATACGATGAATTGGTTTTGGTAGAACCGTTGGCGATCGGCGCGCATGGTATTCAACGCGGGGGAATCGTACCGGGCGAGTTTGTGCTCGTTATTGGTGCCGGACCAATCGGTTTAGGGATCATTGCGCTATCAAAAATTGGCGGAGCTAAAGTTATCGCGCTCGACGTAGATTCCGCTCGTTTGGAAACGGCCGCAGCACTTGGCGCTTCCTACACGATATCTGCAAAAGATAGCGATGTTTATGAACAAATCCATACGATAACCAAAGGTGATATGCCGACCTTGATTTTCGATGCCACAGGCAATACGATCGCTATTAATAATGCGTTTCAATACATGGCTCACGGTGCTCGTTATGTATTGGTCGGATTACAGAAAGAAGAGATACACTTTAGCCATCCGGAGTTCCACAAGCGCGAAGGAACATTAATGAGTAGCCGGAATGCGCTCGGCAGTGATTTTGAATATGTGATGGAGCGTTTGAAAGACAAGTCGTTAAAACCTGAACAATTTATTACCCGGCGAGTAAAATTTGCAGACGCGGCCGCGTTATTCGCAGATAGTACATCGCCCCTCAGCTCCGGTATAAAAACCGTTATCGAATTTGATTAATCGCCAATAAGGGCAATGCCCGAAAATGGATTTAACGCACCATTGCGTTATCGTTGTTACATCGATCACAGCGCAAACGTTTCCGATAACGTTTGCGCTTTTTTATTTCCATCAAAAGCCGACGAAGCGAATATTTATAACTAAATTTCCAAAAAGCCTATTGGGAAGTAGCAAATCGTATATAAAAGATCAGGGAGCACCGACTTGTCACAATATCGTATCAAAAGAAGATGTTATCCATATGTTGTATTGTTTGTAATATGTTATTTATCAGTTGTTTTTGCTGGTTTTTAGGTGCTGTTTTCGGAAAGATCAGGTGCTAATCTCCGGTAACGATTGCATAGTTTTTATGTTGGAATGACCGAGAAACAATGTAGACTTGCTAAAGCGAAAAGCTACCAATTTTAAACAATACAAATCATGATTAATACAATCGCCAAGAGATACGCAAAGTTGCCACTCACCTTCCTGACCGGTTTGTTAAGTATTGCTATATCCTATGGGCAAGAACCTACCAGACCAACGATCAAACAAGTCAGTTTTCCGAAAGACACGCTTCACATTACTGATTATGGTGCCAAAGGTGATGGACAACAACTCAATACCGAAGCCATCAATAATGCGATTACGGCATGTAGCGAAAAAGGCGGCGGCGTAGTCGTTGTTCCTGCTGGACTATGGGTCAGCGGGCCGATCGTCATGAAAAATAACGTCAATTTACATGTATCCCGCGAGGCTGTGTTGCTGTTTTCAGAAGATTTCAACCAGTATAAGCTCGTGGAATCAAACTGGGAAGGAGAACCCGCATGGCGTAATCAAAACCCGATATCAGGTAAAAACCTTGAAAATATTGCCATCACAGGATCTGGCGTGATTGATGGCAATGGCGGCGCATGGCGCATGGTTAAGCGTAGTAAGATGACCGAAACGCAATGGAAAAATCTTGTTTCCCAGGGAGGTGTGCTAAACGAGAATAAATCAATATGGTATCCTACCGAGGGGTCGCTACGGGGCGCTCAGCAGAAAAAGGCGGGCATCATGCGGCCGGGAACAACCGCAGCAGATTTTCAGGATGTTAAAGATTTCCTGCGTCCTAACCTGTTGGTGTTTACACAATGCAAGCGTATCCTGATCGCAGATGTAACGATACAGAACTCGCCGGCATGGAATCTGCATCCGCTGATGTGTGAAGATCTTACGCTGCGTAACGTATCGGTACGTAACCCCTGGTATGCGCAAAATGGCGACGGTGTGGATATTGAATCGTGCAGAAATGTGTTGGTAGAAGACTGCACCTTTGATGTTGGTGATGACGGTATCTGCATTAAATCTGGAAGAGATAAAGCCGGTCGCGATCGTGGGATGCCGACGGAAAACGTGATCATCCGAAACAACGTGGTTTATCACGCACATGGCGGCTTTGTGATTGGCAGCGAGATGAGCGGTGGTGCACGCAATATCTGGGTGGAAGATTGCTCTTTTATCGGTACGGACATCGGACTCCGCTTTAAGACGACACGCGGACGTGGCGGCCTGGTTGAAAACATTTTTATCAATAATATCAACATGTTCGATATTCCTGGAGAAGCTATTCTATTTGACATGTATTATGCGGCAGTAGACCCGGTGCCACTGGTTGGTGAAGAAAGAAGCGATATCGAAACCCGTCGATTGCCGGTAACTGAAGAAACGCCTCGTTTTCAAAATTTTGTGATACGCAACGTGCAAGTGCATGGTGCAGATAAGGGATTATTCATTCGTGGGCTTCCTGAAATGCATATTCAGCACATACATCTCGAGGATATACATATCAAAGCTAAAAAAGGCATAGAGCTTATC
Coding sequences within it:
- a CDS encoding zinc-binding alcohol dehydrogenase family protein, which gives rise to MKKLICAEPGTFVYADDDMPKAGAGQSLLRIRKIGICGTDIHAFAGRQPFFNYPRVLGHEVAADYVAGDAEGFSPGDKVTVVPYFTEGKDIASRMGKPNCTADMRVLGVHIDGAMAEYIVVPSASLRKEEGLGYDELVLVEPLAIGAHGIQRGGIVPGEFVLVIGAGPIGLGIIALSKIGGAKVIALDVDSARLETAAALGASYTISAKDSDVYEQIHTITKGDMPTLIFDATGNTIAINNAFQYMAHGARYVLVGLQKEEIHFSHPEFHKREGTLMSSRNALGSDFEYVMERLKDKSLKPEQFITRRVKFADAAALFADSTSPLSSGIKTVIEFD
- a CDS encoding glycoside hydrolase domain-containing protein, which produces MLQHLKPVILSFALALGAVQLPAQQLVDQVNVFLGTSGDHGQLSPGASSPFHQMDIAPQTYPQLHAGYEHYAKKIIGYTHNRFEGVGCQGSGGLLLVQPYVGDTVHVMEKMSEKAGPGYYEIGLKEGLQANFAVHENFGMHQYRFNKGKKGIKLVLNHAFNGAFVSNKYQVQADGTLVGEVRAKTTCHVGTYSIYYAIALPKGEIKEGEQSVTISLPVEVEEVSLKIAFSSVNEASALQTLGKHQHENYSSLKARSQQNWEEKLSHIQVKGDAERQKLFYSLFYRTLQSPYQTSESDGSFRGTDGQIHQANGKRYHGWAIWDNYKTQLPLLALAFPAQYQDIVSSIADLYRYGKYDFAGPYEPANSVRTEHAAVVLLDAKNKGFNVDIKAIRDSLIRDTARFDFSKPDKYLEAAYDMWAMGGLLPKEKGLYNQRAQTYKKVWEKEFKDLSKRDVDRMSARNMYQGTIRQYRWNVPYDMVGLTRLIGGKAELSKQLDDFFDNYYFNRANEPDIQSPTLYYASDKPWRYQSLVQELALDTVVQYYFNDNSRGIDPFIDRIYKNEPKAFVRTMDDDAGAMSGWFVMTALGLQQPLVGAPVYYLNVPLFPSITLGKGGSAFQITVNNFSPENRYIQCIRLNGKDIRRIWLSHEEIAKGGDLEIDATDQPSSYGQDTMWIADFEKGN
- a CDS encoding pectinesterase family protein; this translates as MSLYLSKIVFFALLCLCAGHSKAQTIDNRLELVVSQAGDADFTSIQEAINQVRDHAEKRVTIHIKAGTYKEKLVIPAYKRNISLKGEDRENTIISFDDYSGKPFRGIDASGNQKHNTYTTYVLLLSANDCSLENLTIVNTAGSVGQAVALHIDGDRISIRNCTILGYQDTLYLARGGTRSFFENCLITGTTDFIFGAATAYFLHCDIESLSNSYITAASTTAADAYGFVFESCSLRAKENTVTKVYLGRPWRPFAKTVFLNCDMGSHILPEGWHAWPGDKNFPNKEQTVFYAEHGSKGAGGTDLSKRVSWSRQLRKKALRKHSLSAVLGNWKPF
- a CDS encoding glycosyl hydrolase family 28 protein; translated protein: MINTIAKRYAKLPLTFLTGLLSIAISYGQEPTRPTIKQVSFPKDTLHITDYGAKGDGQQLNTEAINNAITACSEKGGGVVVVPAGLWVSGPIVMKNNVNLHVSREAVLLFSEDFNQYKLVESNWEGEPAWRNQNPISGKNLENIAITGSGVIDGNGGAWRMVKRSKMTETQWKNLVSQGGVLNENKSIWYPTEGSLRGAQQKKAGIMRPGTTAADFQDVKDFLRPNLLVFTQCKRILIADVTIQNSPAWNLHPLMCEDLTLRNVSVRNPWYAQNGDGVDIESCRNVLVEDCTFDVGDDGICIKSGRDKAGRDRGMPTENVIIRNNVVYHAHGGFVIGSEMSGGARNIWVEDCSFIGTDIGLRFKTTRGRGGLVENIFINNINMFDIPGEAILFDMYYAAVDPVPLVGEERSDIETRRLPVTEETPRFQNFVIRNVQVHGADKGLFIRGLPEMHIQHIHLEDIHIKAKKGIELIEATNVQLKNISLTVSSSNPLIQLDNSTNITIDGLTAEKPVDLFVNVSGKASRNIQLTRVKADATKKWSQFTNQADQSALTLKK